TCCGTTTCAATTTTGGGGATTTCTCGCTCGAAATGACAAAATGCTAATAACCAGAAATAAAAACTCCCAATCACACCCTTTTGTCATTTCGACCGGAGTGCTGAGGAATGAGGTACGGAGTAGTCAGCCCTGAAGAAGTACGAGACAGAAATCTTATCGCGTGTTCATAGCTTACTTCTTAGAACAAACACCCAATGCACAGAATCATCATTTCCCCCCTAGGCGACTTTGATGAATGGCAAGGGTCACAATCGAGTGACTTCGGTTAACAAAGAGCTCTCACCCCTTCAACTCCTCCAACACCTTAAATGTCACCCACATCGAATGGTAGAGTTCCTCCAGTGAAATGGGGGCAGGTTCTCCTTTTCTGATGGAATCGGCAAAAGCCTGAAGTTCCTCACCGTAGCCCTTTTGCGCCTTTGCCCATGTTTTGAGCGGTTTGCCAAGGCCGTTCTTGCGCAGCTTTTTAAAGTCTTCCACTTGCCAGAACTGACCGTCCTGCTGAACTTCCAGCCTTTCTTTTGGCAGAGAAGGATGTCCGTTTGAGAAATAGTTAATCACAGCCACGCTTCCGTTCACCATCTTCAATACAATGGCCGCGGTATCTTCCACGCCGGGTGAAGTTCCCAAAGACGTGACCTGTATCGACTGAACCTTTGATCCCGAAAGAAAAATGGCCAGGTCAATAAAGTGACACGCCTCGCCCAAAATCCTGCCGCCTCCTGTTTTCGGGTCGTGCACCCAATGGTCGGCTGGCAGGGCACCGGCATTGATTTGATAGTGCATACTCACCGGACGAGAGGGCTTAAGTTCTTTCTTTAACCCATCCGTCACGGGAGAAAAACGCCGGTTAAAGCCTACCATCAGTCGTCCCGCGGATTGAGCCGCCACCCGGGCAATTTCCTCCAGTTCATCCGGATGAAGACAAAGCGGCTTTTCCACAAACACATTCTTACCGGCACGCAAAGCTGCCAACACGTATTGCGCGTGCGTATCGTGTCGTGTAGCCACAAAAACGGTGTTGCAATGCTCGTCGGCAAGAAGCTCCTCTACCGACGAAAGTGCACCTGCAAATCCATACTTATCCGCAACGTTGCGCGCATTGTTGGGACGAGCGGTGACTATATGCCGCAAATGCAGCCCTGCGAGATTGGGCAACAGAAAATTCTGCGCAAACGAACCCGCCCCGATAAACGAAGCCACAACCACTCCGGATTTCATTGGGGTATTTTGCTTCCTCACCACTTTTTGAGCAAGCGTTTTGCCCGTGTCGTATGCCAAGATAACTCCGGCAAATTCTTCCGATTTGGAAACAATCATGTCGTAGGCTTGCCGTGCGTCACGAAAATCAAACCGATGCGAAATCAGCGGCGAAAAATCAACGGCTCCCGACGCAAGCATGGCCAGCACGGCCTGCATGTTTCGGTTTTCGGTCCAACGCACATATCCAATGGGATAATCAAGACCTTCTTCCTCATAGGCGCGATCATAACGGCCCGGACCATAAGAGGCCGACATGCGCAAATCCAGCTCTTTGCGGTAGAAATCCTTTCGGTCGAAACCGGTGGGAACGTTGCCCACAATCACCACTTTCCCTTTGGGCCGCGCAACCCGTCCGGCGAGGTTAACGGGGTCGAGCGATGAAGTTCCGGCGGTGATGAGTACGGCGTCCGTGCCGAAACCCTCGCAGAGGTCAATGATTTCGTTTTCAATGCCGTGTTGCTCCCGTACAAATACGTGATCAAAACCGAGAGCGCGGGTTGACTCCACTTGTCGCGCATCAATATCCACCCCGATGGGCCGTACTCCCGCTGCCCTGAGGAGTATCATCGTCATTTTACCAATCAACCCCAGTCCGATCACCACAGCATTTCCGCCCAGTTGGGTGTCGCTCAAGCGGATTCCCTGCAGGGCAATGGCGGCAATGGTGGTCATGGAAGCCTCATCGAGCGAGACACTTTCGGGCACTTTTGCGCAAAGATTTTCGGGTACGGCCACCACCTCGGCGTGCACAGCGGAGCCACCGGCGCATGCCACGCGGTCGCCCACCCTAAAACCGCGCACATCATCGGCAATCGCAATCACCTCACCGGCGCAGCTATAACCCAAGGCACTGGGGGCTTCAAGTTTGTTCATCACCATTTTGTAGGTGTCGGCCAACCCGTAAGTGCGGGCCGCTTTCACCACTTTTTTCACTTCGTTTTGACGGGCGCGCGCCTTGGCCAGGTATCCCAAACGCGCGTCGTTCACGGTTTTTCCTTCGGTGCCTGCGCTGATGGCCGAGTAGTGATTGCGAACCATCACCATGCCCGGCCCGAGAACCGGAAAAGGCACTTCGAGGAGCTGCATGGTGCCGTCTTTGAGTTGTTGTACGAGTTGTTCCAAGTGGTTAATTTTCAATGTACATTCGATACCAATGCTGAAAAGAAATCAGGGCGTAAAGGATGGAACTGTGGTCGGCGGTTCCGCGCCGGTGGTCTTTCACCACACCTTGAATTCTATCTACCGAGAAGCCCTCAAAATTACCAAAAAAGGCAGGGTCGAGAAGCTTATTGAGGATCTCCTGACTGGAAAGCAAGGTTCGGAGAGGCATTCCGAATCCGGCCTTGCGTCTGCGAACAATATCGCGCGGCAAGTCGCTCTGAAAGGCGTCTTTCAGAATGCGCTTGGTGTTGTCCAGACCAGCAATACGATCGGAAACGGGAAGCGACCACGCAAATTCAGCCAACCGGTGATCGAGAAAAGGGACCCTGCTTTCCATAGCGTGTGCCATGCTCATGCGGTCGAGGTAATGAAGGTTCTTCACCAGGAAGTTTTCACGCTCAAAATGCTGCAGGGCTTCGAAGTCGTCTCCCGCATAGTCACCCAGAAAATCTACCGAAGCAGGTTGGCTGAATGGCTGATACACAGATGAAGACGCATGCCAATCACCCACCACACTGAGCGGCGCAAAACGATGAGGGTGACCATAATAGCGACCGAGTTTGTAGAGGTATCGCTTCACGGCCTTGCCTTTTCCCCTGCCGGGATATAAGCCCGCCATGCGCCTGGCTAACATGCGGGCAATCGGAGCCGGAAGTTTGTCGAGCATACCTGCCATCCGCAAAATGATGTGGCCGCCATAGCCGAAAAACAGTTCATCGGCCCCCATTCCGCTGAGCACCACCGTACTTTTTTGCGATGCTTTTGCGGTAATCAAATAAGCGGGAATCTGCGACCCGTCGGCAATCAGGTCATCGGAAAACCGCAGGGTTTGATGAAGCAAATCCGTCGTAAGTTCATCACTGCCAATTGCTATGGCCTCGAAAGAGAGTTTCCATTCGCGGGCCAGTTCACGGGCGTAATGTGCGTCTGAGGTGGTTCCTTCGGCCTTCACATCACGCTCGTCTTTTACCGCGCAGTAGTGCCGAATTTCCGGGCGATTGCGAAGCAGCGATGCAATGATAGACGAGTCCAGCCCGCCGCTCAGAAAGGTGCTAACCGGCACATCGGAGCCCAGTCGAAGTTCAACGGCGTCCGTCAAAAGTGAGCGCACATGGTCGCGCCGTTCGGCGTAGGTTTTCGGAACATCCAAGGTTTGAGGCTTCCAGTAGCGATGGGTTTCCAACGTACCGCGCTCCAAATCAAAACGGAGGTAGCAGCCGGGTTCTAAGCGCTTCACTCCTTTGAAAAGGGTTTCCTGCCTCGGAACATATTTGAATATGAAGTAGTTTCCGAGCTCGTCTTTGTTCAAGGCAGCCCGCACTTCACCTGCCAGAATAGCCTTGATTTCGCTTCCAAATCGCAGCACATTATCCTGAAAATGATAGTAAAGGGGTTTTACGCCCAACCTGTCGCGCACGAGGTACAGGGCATTTTCTTCTCGGTTGAAA
The sequence above is a segment of the Cryomorphaceae bacterium genome. Coding sequences within it:
- a CDS encoding oxidoreductase, with the translated sequence MEQLVQQLKDGTMQLLEVPFPVLGPGMVMVRNHYSAISAGTEGKTVNDARLGYLAKARARQNEVKKVVKAARTYGLADTYKMVMNKLEAPSALGYSCAGEVIAIADDVRGFRVGDRVACAGGSAVHAEVVAVPENLCAKVPESVSLDEASMTTIAAIALQGIRLSDTQLGGNAVVIGLGLIGKMTMILLRAAGVRPIGVDIDARQVESTRALGFDHVFVREQHGIENEIIDLCEGFGTDAVLITAGTSSLDPVNLAGRVARPKGKVVIVGNVPTGFDRKDFYRKELDLRMSASYGPGRYDRAYEEEGLDYPIGYVRWTENRNMQAVLAMLASGAVDFSPLISHRFDFRDARQAYDMIVSKSEEFAGVILAYDTGKTLAQKVVRKQNTPMKSGVVVASFIGAGSFAQNFLLPNLAGLHLRHIVTARPNNARNVADKYGFAGALSSVEELLADEHCNTVFVATRHDTHAQYVLAALRAGKNVFVEKPLCLHPDELEEIARVAAQSAGRLMVGFNRRFSPVTDGLKKELKPSRPVSMHYQINAGALPADHWVHDPKTGGGRILGEACHFIDLAIFLSGSKVQSIQVTSLGTSPGVEDTAAIVLKMVNGSVAVINYFSNGHPSLPKERLEVQQDGQFWQVEDFKKLRKNGLGKPLKTWAKAQKGYGEELQAFADSIRKGEPAPISLEELYHSMWVTFKVLEELKG
- the asnB gene encoding asparagine synthase (glutamine-hydrolyzing) → MCGIAGYVSREKLNGPAMVAAMAHRGPDGEGFFEEQCKDFHLFLGHRRLAILDLSERGKQPMTSADGNAVICFNGEIYNHHLLKSKLASGWQPRSSTDTEVLLELLNTHGIRALEHLNGDFAFAFFNREENALYLVRDRLGVKPLYYHFQDNVLRFGSEIKAILAGEVRAALNKDELGNYFIFKYVPRQETLFKGVKRLEPGCYLRFDLERGTLETHRYWKPQTLDVPKTYAERRDHVRSLLTDAVELRLGSDVPVSTFLSGGLDSSIIASLLRNRPEIRHYCAVKDERDVKAEGTTSDAHYARELAREWKLSFEAIAIGSDELTTDLLHQTLRFSDDLIADGSQIPAYLITAKASQKSTVVLSGMGADELFFGYGGHIILRMAGMLDKLPAPIARMLARRMAGLYPGRGKGKAVKRYLYKLGRYYGHPHRFAPLSVVGDWHASSSVYQPFSQPASVDFLGDYAGDDFEALQHFERENFLVKNLHYLDRMSMAHAMESRVPFLDHRLAEFAWSLPVSDRIAGLDNTKRILKDAFQSDLPRDIVRRRKAGFGMPLRTLLSSQEILNKLLDPAFFGNFEGFSVDRIQGVVKDHRRGTADHSSILYALISFQHWYRMYIEN